The genomic segment CTACACAGTTCAAGTAGAGCAAATATACCAATCCTTTTCAATGGTAAAACCAGCATTTAAATGCCTGAGTAACATGAACTTCAGAacttaacaaacaaacacaagatCATCAATATAAATGAACTTGAAATGTGTGAATGAAAATTTGGTGACTcttaacttataaaaaataattagtgaaatGTTTACAGTAGCTATCAGAAATCAGAGTAAAACTCCTGGTCACATCAGTTCTTGAGTTCTTGAGTGTGAACAGTGAATTAGTAACCAGAATCTAACTGAAGATACtgcttatttaataaattgtactatatcacattttttatatcattaacatAAACTGTACACAAGTCTAACACATCCAAAGTGAACTATAAATGACAGAAAcacaaaagtcaaataaaagtCAATCTGTCATAAACCTCTTGACCATCAGGGAGTgtccaaaggaaaattaactgcaTACCAGAAGTCTGAGGATAAAAGATTCAAATATTTCTCACAAAACCAAAGagcaaactattaaaaaaaaattgggtgctagtataattatggaataaattATCCATGCAGAAACTAAAGGACATGGCTAATAAAAGATCTtcagaaaacagacaaaagggaATTATTAAGCGTACTTAACCTACTTAATAAACTaatatatcccaaataaaaaaaaatttagtattgaTTTAGTTATCCAAAGTTTAGATATCAAGTAACATTATACTGTTTTCCATTCCTTAGTGAATATATCTGGAATATTCTCATATTACATAATCCTCGCTCACTGAGCTCCTCTGAAAATTGCAAGTTGGATTAACTTTAAAAGAAACACTGAAATCATGCATAACAACCAATTCCTTAAATCTCAAATTATGTTACATCAAGTACCTCTAATCTACACATAGCAAACTTAAAGCATCAATAATTGTTTGTCAATGAAATGGCACCTCTAGTTGCTTGTTTGAAATTTCACTATGACTAGGAACCATAAACAGGTCATTTTAAAATATGGCCTACCTGTGTCATGGAAAACTACCAGATTTCTGTATCTGTTACAGGGGAAGGGGGCTTCTTAACTATTCCAACAATACGTGGTTTAGTGTTGCCTATTTCAGCTACAGGCTTAGAAGCATTACTGATGCTTTCATTGTTATCAATAATGCTGCTGAGACCTGCATCATTACTGTTCTCTTTACTCATACCTACAGCTCTAGGAGATTTAAAATCATTAACTACTGCTGGATTGACCATAACCTGAGCTCCATAAAATCTACGTCTATATAAATTGGGATTGACAGCCTGACCTGGGCTATGAGGACTGACAGGACGTTTCACAGCCTGGCTCTTGCCTTGACCCATGTTCCCCGTGGCAACAGGAGAGAGGGAGAACTTCAAAAGGGACTTACTCCATTCCTGCCTCCCAGAACTGATCCTTGGACCATGAATGGTGCTATTGTTTATTGTAGGTAATTGATGTCCCAAGCTATCATTTTTACTGGGGCTCATTTCATATCTAAGGTGAAGATTGTTAGTTGCCTCTGAAAGTGGGGCTGTTGCTAGTTTATAGCTATTATTCCTTTGAAATGGACTACGCAATAAATATGTTGAGTCTAAACTACTTAGGTTACTATGACCACTGTCCCTTTGCTGTAAATATTTAGTTTGAGAATCTTGTCTGGGTGATTTTGAAAGGGTACGAGATAAGGAAGACTGAAATGGCTGATGCTTAGCCAATCTAGCATGGGCCAAGGCCAAGAGCACATGGTCTGTGGAAGAATTTAGCTCTTGGACTTCTATAGGTGCTGGTGAGAGTGCATTATTAGGATGTGTACCTGGGTCAGTGCGCAGGTCTGGGTGAGTGAGAGCCATAGTACTTGGTTGAGCCCCACGTCTAGGACTTGAGGTTATAGGACCTTGCACAGGGGTTGGTGCACGGGATGTTTGGCCACCAGGAGGATAACCGTGTGCACTTTGTGGGCGTGTGAGTAGCTTTGTTGCAGCCTGGTTCAGTGAAACAGTTTGCTGGGGCAATGCTGTTTGAGTTGTTTGTCCCTGGACATGTACATATGCACCAGCCCGCTGACTTCTTGGAGACATAGGTGCACCTTGGGAAGCCATAATGACACCAGCTGATGTAGTTGCAgtgatattttgttgttgctgttgttgttgttgctgctgttgttgagaCAAAGGTGGTGACTGCTGCTGTCGCACCTGTTGGGTATCTTGTCTTGCTTGATACAACTGCTGTTGCTGCAACATCAGCTGCTGTTGGTGTTGTTGCTGCAAAACTCTCTGGGCTTCCTGATGGGTCTGATAtatttgttgctgttgctgcatAAGCTGCCTTTGAGCTTCCTGACGAGCTTGGAAAATTTGCTGTTGTTGACGAAGaagttgttgctgttgctgagaTGGTGGTtgctgctgttcttgttgctgctgctgctgtaacaactgttgttgttgctgttgcaacTGCTGCAGTTGGAGTTGCTGTTGCTGTAACTGTTGCTGATGTTGCTGTTtcagctgctgctgttgctgcagtTGCTGTTGCTgcagttgctgttgctgttgttgcagtTGCTGTTGCTGAAGTTGTTGCTGCTGTAATTGCTGCTGCTGAAGCTGTTGTTGctgaagctgctgctgctgaagctgctgctgctgaagtTGTTGTTGTGTAACAGCATACATGCTATTTGAGCTACCTGCAACACTCTGTAGTTTCGGTTTCTCAGATTCTTTACTATCCGTTTTATCCACAAAAGCAACTTGTTTTTGACTACCAGGAGACTGTGGCTGCTGTGTTGTTTGCTGAAGTCTCTGCTGCGCTAATGGCTGAGGTGGTTTAATCTGCTGACTGCTAACACTAGTTAATGGTACTGAAGATGGAGTCATGTTAATACTTGCTGGTATACCACTCATACTTGGGGCTTTTTGCTGAGTAGGAAGTCCACCTGAAGGAGTTTGCGTGGTTAAAACAGTTTTGATCTGAGACAAAGGGTAAGGCTGTGACACAGGATGTGCAACATGGTGCAAAGGGGCACTAGTAGGTGCCGAAGTAATAGTACCACTAACGGGTTGTGAGGGTTGGACTGGACGAGACTGTAAAGGAAGGTTTTGAACTATTTGACCAGGAAGTTTTGATATGTGATGTACAGAAGTAGGAAGAGGCTGTGTGGTTGCTGTCTGTGATGAGAGTGATGAGGCTACCGGTTGTGAATGGGACAACGGAACAGACAAAGGTTTTGATTGAATGGGATGGTGATGCATTGGAGGGGAAGCATGTAATGCAGAAGCAGATGGTGGAAGAGGCTGCTGAGGCCTTTGTGCCATGGGGTGAGGCTGGATAGTTTCTGTATTACTGCTAGTCATGGTTGGTAAAGGTGGCAATGGTGTCTGCTGTATACTACTTGTTGTTGTTGAAACTGATGGTTTTACAAGAGACACAGGTAATGTCTGAGAGCTATCAGTACCTCCAGAAGTAACTTGAGGCTGTGAAGTTGTTACAACTTGTTTAATGTATGGTCCGGGCTCAAAAGATGAATGGCCCTTTCGACGAGGCAAACTATCAGAGGAATACACAACCTTCCCATCAGAATTAAGTGTTACCCGAGCACCAGACTTGTGTATATTGGCTTTTCTTCTTTCCAAAGAGTTAGTTGGTGTAATAACTACATTTTGTTTGACACTACTAGGCACAGCACTAAATGGATGACTTGTACTAGTGGGAGGTGGAAGCTCTTTATAAGAAACCAGATCTGAGCTTTGAACTTGACCTTTATCCTCTTCGGGCTTGACATGCCCCTCATCCTTAGAGAGCTGCTTTTGCAActccattttttgtttattatcactTTCCTGTGATaacctcttttctttctctgcctGCCTCACTAATGATGGTTTAATTAACACAGGTTGCTCAGTAGTTGCCCGTGAAGGAGATGCTATAGCGGCAGTGTGCATAATACCTTTTAAGTGAGCATTTATATCTCCATCTTTGCCTCTTGGAATAACTGTGAGGGTTGGGGTATAACTATGAGGTGCTGCTGCCATTTTTGATGCCAAATCTTTCTTCTCACTAACAACAGATTCCACAGTTGCCTTACTACTTCCACTAGCACCTCCACTTTTTGCACCACTATTCTGAAAAGCATAAATCTTAGTAGCAACACTTGATGTGCTTCCCTGACTAGCAATGGAACTGGCTGTTCCTTGGAGGGGCACTTGTTGGCCCTGATTTTCAACCTGTGAAGCTAAACTGTCCCTTGACAGAGAAACATTACCTGACCTAACACTTTCATCATCACTTTGAGGCGGTGTTATAACGCACATTGAGGGTATTCGGCTTGAGTTTATAGAAGTTTTAACCCGCAAAATTTCTTGTCTTTCAACTTCAAAGTCAGATTCAGAATACTCATGTTCTGGAGATGGTAGACTAGGTTGGCGTGGACTAGTAGGTTCAGTTGGGGAACTGGAAGTTTCTCTTCCACTATCGCCATCACGAGAACTTCTGCTATCCCCATCTTGACTACCACCTTTATCAGGTACCTCACCAACAACGTCTTCACGTGACGAGGTTGATCCATTAACATGGATCACAGTTATGACACTTTCACGATTTTCACGTTTCCTTTCTAAAGAGCTCACCCTTTGAGGTGGCTTTGGTGGTGTTTTCTTCTCTGGATTCCTCATGACAACTGTTCCTAAACTTGCTGAGCTATTGGTTGTACCTGTACTACCCTTACCAAATGTTTCGTAATCACTTTCACTTGCAAGCTTATTGCCCTCGTAACTTACTGAACGTAAACCACTGTCTATATGAAATGAAGTGTAATATCCTTCAGTATCACAAGAATAAGCAGAACTTGTATCATCATCTAAAAATGGAATATCCTGAATATCCTGTGTTGGTGTTAATGTGCCATCACTTGCATGTGAAGAGGTTGAAGGAAAATCATCAGTTGTTCTTGAGTTTGTGCGTTGATTACTAGAGGGAGATGATGATCTAATCTGTAAAGACCTGAAAAAAAGAATAGATTAATAAGACTTCTCAAAGACAATACAGAAAAGTGTAAATAACACAAATGTTAACACATAATCAAAGGATTCATTAATGTCTTTCAAGATTAaaactttgtatattttaattttctcatgaaatttgTTGAATCTTTCAACTGGTTGACCAACAttgtaaaagaatgaaattaataaaaataaaatatgaaatatttcgtCACAACAAACTCTGGAAGAAAAATGTCATCAGCAGcacttaaaaatatcttttatgtgTGACTGGTCATCCAgaagaaataacattaaacaccATTAACACACTCCCTAAAACGAACTAATCCTATGTTGGTGAGTACcataaaaccaaatgaaacaccaaaatccaatacagtacatgtattttaACTTCCTCAGCAGCCAACAAGTCAAGCtgaagaaattaaattctttaattAAGGTAAATAACAGAAAAGCTCTGATATTGAGACAAAATCACTTTTACCCTTAGCAGAGAAATCGAATGGACCAGGAAGTGGTGTAATTAGTAGTTTACAAGGTTGAACTTGAGCAGAACTATGACTGTATTCCTCAGCAAATCGACCTCACACTGTGCTTCTACTCTATATGTTTTCCTTTTCGTGAGCAACTGCGTTTTGCATATCTAAGTCAGTGGCAACAACTGATGTTACCttggatttaattttctttcttaaagcaTTGATGTCAACTAATGCTATCAGAGAGTTACAAACTAATCATAGTTTCTTATATCTACAGAGAAAATGAAGTAACACTATGTTCCATATCTTTAGTTTTACCACAAGTAGAGCATTGTTGCTCTGGGTTCTAGAATGTTGGGTTTGCCTTTTCCTTTTTACACCAATGGCAATCATTTACACCAGAGTTCATGCATTTTGTTTGGCCATCTTCATAGGCTTTATTTCAACATGGTACTTCCACTGCTGCCTTTAAAGCATGTGCTTTTAGAATTAGTGCTAGTTACTTATTTTGCAGAGCAACAACATCCATGTCTGCTTCCTACTTAAAAGGTACAATCATAATTACAGAACCAACCCCACCGTACATATTATTCaacaataaatttgtaaaatcttATTATATACCCAATTTTATAATACAGTAGTACCATTCCCACCATTCTGTGATTATTAGGAAAGAATCTCACATTGTTTGGCTCTCAGGTGTGCGACATCATAAGAACGAGGCTTAACCCCTCAATAAAGCCCTGCAACtatgaaaattttaatggaggtgTACAGAGTCAACTCCTCTATGCTTCATGATATCATGGGCCACAGAGAAAAACTGTTTGCATTCATAGCTCATGGAATTTCTTCAACACCTCTTTCATGAGGAAACCCAAGTTAGACAAGCTGGACCAAGTGATATTCTGCTCAAGTAGTTTACTACTCAGTCTCCCAGGGGGAAGCCTATATCAGTCTGACTCCCCACAAAGAAGGCGCACAATGATTTATCAAGATATGAAGATCCCAGAGTTTTGTGCCCTCTCAGATGGTGGCTGAGTACCTAAGGTCTATTATGGAATTACAAAATGATACCTTCACACAACTCATACTTGAGTGTGACTTGAATCTGAGTCAGAGTTAATGCAATGAAGAGAGGGGCCATTTTTATAGGGCCATACCTGAAAGAACTTTGCCAGTGTCAGGGGAAAAGTCTGCTAAGGGTTTCAATAGTTACTGTGTTACAGTATTATTGGGTGTTAATTCCTTGGAAGCtccatattgaaattttttattgataGAAAAATGTAAGAGCTCAATGCTTCAAAAAATATCCAACATATTTGCCTTTGCCAATGTAGTGTGGTGCTCAAAGTAAGATCTTCAGAGGACTACAAGAACCTTTCCCCAATGGTTTTCTGATGATGCTAAGGTTGCTAATCTTAACAAACAACAGCCAAGCCCATATTCCAGCAATGAAACTTGCTACAGGGAACTTTTTATAGTTTAAGTGCCAGTCAATAATGCCTTTTTGATCTAGTACCTGGATCACAGGGCCATTCAGAAACTAAAGAAATAGTTGTTGTGCACCTTTTGCACGAATGATATTGAAGTCCACCTCTGTGC from the Macrobrachium rosenbergii isolate ZJJX-2024 chromosome 43, ASM4041242v1, whole genome shotgun sequence genome contains:
- the LOC136828730 gene encoding uncharacterized protein isoform X20, which produces MAKDVNSFRDHEIIHEQATGSSGPEEAPVVNGTRRETGLLRNHIYETVKNSKCDSSADKRYPQKSHLPISTQSGAMNVAVKLSTRTSVESDHQRPVASPTSSLEQDSIISESLQIRSSSPSSNQRTNSRTTDDFPSTSSHASDGTLTPTQDIQDIPFLDDDTSSAYSCDTEGYYTSFHIDSGLRSVSYEGNKLASESDYETFGKGSTGTTNSSASLGTVVMRNPEKKTPPKPPQRVSSLERKRENRESVITVIHVNGSTSSREDVVGEVPDKGGSQDGDSRSSRDGDSGRETSSSPTEPTSPRQPSLPSPEHEYSESDFEVERQEILRVKTSINSSRIPSMCVITPPQSDDESVRSGNVSLSRDSLASQVENQGQQVPLQGTASSIASQGSTSSVATKIYAFQNSGAKSGGASGSSKATVESVVSEKKDLASKMAAAPHSYTPTLTVIPRGKDGDINAHLKGIMHTAAIASPSRATTEQPVLIKPSLVRQAEKEKRLSQESDNKQKMELQKQLSKDEGHVKPEEDKGQVQSSDLVSYKELPPPTSTSHPFSAVPSSVKQNVVITPTNSLERRKANIHKSGARVTLNSDGKVVYSSDSLPRRKGHSSFEPGPYIKQVVTTSQPQVTSGGTDSSQTLPVSLVKPSVSTTTSSIQQTPLPPLPTMTSSNTETIQPHPMAQRPQQPLPPSASALHASPPMHHHPIQSKPLSVPLSHSQPVASSLSSQTATTQPLPTSVHHISKLPGQIVQNLPLQSRPVQPSQPVSGTITSAPTSAPLHHVAHPVSQPYPLSQIKTVLTTQTPSGGLPTQQKAPSMSGIPASINMTPSSVPLTSVSSQQIKPPQPLAQQRLQQTTQQPQSPGSQKQVAFVDKTDSKESEKPKLQSVAGSSNSMYAVTQQQLQQQQLQQQQLQQQQLQQQQLQQQQLQQQQLQQQQQQLQQQQLQQQQQLKQQHQQQLQQQQLQLQQLQQQQQQLLQQQQQQEQQQPPSQQQQQLLRQQQQIFQARQEAQRQLMQQQQQIYQTHQEAQRVLQQQHQQQLMLQQQQLYQARQDTQQVRQQQSPPLSQQQQQQQQQQQQNITATTSAGVIMASQGAPMSPRSQRAGAYVHVQGQTTQTALPQQTVSLNQAATKLLTRPQSAHGYPPGGQTSRAPTPVQGPITSSPRRGAQPSTMALTHPDLRTDPAMMYGSQRSLQSVGLVVEGRAAGQQQQQPPPRPMSTSPPPYPDHHGLIDSDIYGRIGMTRHVQVGGTLPASFGRYQRGYSSLPPSRRQSLEPQTSLPPELQQHQLLDKHQFSRRSSVDAYAAGSENRPIPRSAASNPSTPEKVLDKKEKPSKKDKEKDKDKKKKESKTEKSPKKKWFWTLPLRRKKKNKEENTEDDDGGFKAASEKGARKHVHSDDSSFIRYPSPDTGSSEMNSSYSSELSGEHSYRSSPSAEVYYYSRRAQHQALQQQQQQQQQQQQQQQQQQQQQTQQQGGGGLGPRSLPTTPVSPPDSSQSSFVSVNPSPQSVMSDVTDLTVTDLTRGRRYMSREEFYAAMRHPQYYNYHRSTMTAATGEFGSQSNSAPTSRSQSPAVFGVNPPPPYAIRPQVYNNYGSWPPDNQEAAAHSRDPTVKQLSVPDSQTDEDSPTSVDPPADYQNSTSDTQSKADISKQSYQSPGKALNSQQPLQNQLTAASQAGSQSPVTTQTTPKQTTRVDFKKMILNQSMSTAGGSQRISAVEMLKASRPSIYGYSPPPAPVVKPPQPPPPQTHGEGVIMPPSSRNTARALLFQSRFGSGRRFRAPKTEIISTTILEDHGGEEIEEEEEYEEDDDDDEEEEEESSGGSPERRSIQSVRGPLARAYSEPCSSNTATSYSPSSSPVENSDDVAHSTPNTTLVQPPQAPDVSIIAQEAEPEESKPNEQSETDEKESMETAL
- the LOC136828730 gene encoding uncharacterized protein isoform X18 — encoded protein: MAKDVNSFRDHEIIHEQATGSSGPEEAPVVNGTRRETGLLRNHIYETVKNSKCDSSADKRYPQKSHLPISTQSGAMNVAVKLREGTRDDGTHSSSGNWSASSSTRTSVESDHQRPVASPTSSLEQDSIISESLQIRSSSPSSNQRTNSRTTDDFPSTSSHASDGTLTPTQDIQDIPFLDDDTSSAYSCDTEGYYTSFHIDSGLRSVSYEGNKLASESDYETFGKGSTGTTNSSASLGTVVMRNPEKKTPPKPPQRVSSLERKRENRESVITVIHVNGSTSSREDVVGEVPDKGGSQDGDSRSSRDGDSGRETSSSPTEPTSPRQPSLPSPEHEYSESDFEVERQEILRVKTSINSSRIPSMCVITPPQSDDESVRSGNVSLSRDSLASQVENQGQQVPLQGTASSIASQGSTSSVATKIYAFQNSGAKSGGASGSSKATVESVVSEKKDLASKMAAAPHSYTPTLTVIPRGKDGDINAHLKGIMHTAAIASPSRATTEQPVLIKPSLVRQAEKEKRLSQESDNKQKMELQKQLSKDEGHVKPEEDKGQVQSSDLVSYKELPPPTSTSHPFSAVPSSVKQNVVITPTNSLERRKANIHKSGARVTLNSDGKVVYSSDSLPRRKGHSSFEPGPYIKQVVTTSQPQVTSGGTDSSQTLPVSLVKPSVSTTTSSIQQTPLPPLPTMTSSNTETIQPHPMAQRPQQPLPPSASALHASPPMHHHPIQSKPLSVPLSHSQPVASSLSSQTATTQPLPTSVHHISKLPGQIVQNLPLQSRPVQPSQPVSGTITSAPTSAPLHHVAHPVSQPYPLSQIKTVLTTQTPSGGLPTQQKAPSMSGIPASINMTPSSVPLTSVSSQQIKPPQPLAQQRLQQTTQQPQSPGSQKQVAFVDKTDSKESEKPKLQSVAGSSNSMYAVTQQQLQQQQLQQQQLQQQQLQQQQLQQQQLQQQQLQQQQQQLQQQQLQQQQQLKQQHQQQLQQQQLQLQQLQQQQQQLLQQQQQQEQQQPPSQQQQQLLRQQQQIFQARQEAQRQLMQQQQQIYQTHQEAQRVLQQQHQQQLMLQQQQLYQARQDTQQVRQQQSPPLSQQQQQQQQQQQQNITATTSAGVIMASQGAPMSPRSQRAGAYVHVQGQTTQTALPQQTVSLNQAATKLLTRPQSAHGYPPGGQTSRAPTPVQGPITSSPRRGAQPSTMALTHPDLRTDPAMMYGSQRSLQSVGLVVEGRAAGQQQQQPPPRPMSTSPPPYPDHHGLIDSDIYGRIGMTRHVQVGGTLPASFGRYQRGYSSLPPSRRQSLEPQTSLPPELQQHQLLDKHQFSRRSSVDAYAAGSENRPIPRSAASNPSTPEKVLDKKEKPSKKDKEKDKDKKKKESKTEKSPKKKWFWTLPLRRKKKNKEENTEDDDGGFKAASEKGARKHVHSDDSSFIRYPSPDTGSSEMNSSYSSELSGEHSYRSSPSAEVYYYSRRAQHQALQQQQQQQQQQQQQQQQQQQQQTQQQGGGGLGPRSLPTTPVSPPDSSQSSFVSVNPSPQSVMSDVTDLTVTDLTRGRRYMSREEFYAAMRHPQYYNYHRSTMTAATGEFGSQSNSAPTSRSQSPAVFGVNPPPPYAIRPQVYNNYGSWPPDNQEAAAHSRDPTVKQLSVPDSQTDEDSPTSVDPPADYQNSTSDTQSKADISKQSYQSPGKALNSQQPLQNQLTAASQAGSQSPVTTQTTPKQTTRVDFKKMILNQSMSTAGGSQRISAVEMLKASRPSIYGYSPPPAPVVKPPQPPPPQTHGEGVIMPPSSRNTARALLFQSRFGSGRRFRAPKTEIISTTILEDHGGEEIEEEEEYEEDDDDDEEEEEESSGGSPERRSIQSVRGPLARAYSEPCSSNTATSYSPSSSPVENSDDVAHSTPNTTLVQPPQAPDVSIIAQEAEPEESKPNEQSETDEKESMETAL
- the LOC136828730 gene encoding uncharacterized protein isoform X19, with the protein product MAKDVNSFRDHEIIHEQATGSSGPEEAPVVNGTRRETGLLRNHIYETVKNSKCDSSADKRYPQKSHLPISTQSGAMNVAVKLSTRTSVESDHQRPVASPTSSLEQDSIISEGPWSWSFRSLQIRSSSPSSNQRTNSRTTDDFPSTSSHASDGTLTPTQDIQDIPFLDDDTSSAYSCDTEGYYTSFHIDSGLRSVSYEGNKLASESDYETFGKGSTGTTNSSASLGTVVMRNPEKKTPPKPPQRVSSLERKRENRESVITVIHVNGSTSSREDVVGEVPDKGGSQDGDSRSSRDGDSGRETSSSPTEPTSPRQPSLPSPEHEYSESDFEVERQEILRVKTSINSSRIPSMCVITPPQSDDESVRSGNVSLSRDSLASQVENQGQQVPLQGTASSIASQGSTSSVATKIYAFQNSGAKSGGASGSSKATVESVVSEKKDLASKMAAAPHSYTPTLTVIPRGKDGDINAHLKGIMHTAAIASPSRATTEQPVLIKPSLVRQAEKEKRLSQESDNKQKMELQKQLSKDEGHVKPEEDKGQVQSSDLVSYKELPPPTSTSHPFSAVPSSVKQNVVITPTNSLERRKANIHKSGARVTLNSDGKVVYSSDSLPRRKGHSSFEPGPYIKQVVTTSQPQVTSGGTDSSQTLPVSLVKPSVSTTTSSIQQTPLPPLPTMTSSNTETIQPHPMAQRPQQPLPPSASALHASPPMHHHPIQSKPLSVPLSHSQPVASSLSSQTATTQPLPTSVHHISKLPGQIVQNLPLQSRPVQPSQPVSGTITSAPTSAPLHHVAHPVSQPYPLSQIKTVLTTQTPSGGLPTQQKAPSMSGIPASINMTPSSVPLTSVSSQQIKPPQPLAQQRLQQTTQQPQSPGSQKQVAFVDKTDSKESEKPKLQSVAGSSNSMYAVTQQQLQQQQLQQQQLQQQQLQQQQLQQQQLQQQQLQQQQQQLQQQQLQQQQQLKQQHQQQLQQQQLQLQQLQQQQQQLLQQQQQQEQQQPPSQQQQQLLRQQQQIFQARQEAQRQLMQQQQQIYQTHQEAQRVLQQQHQQQLMLQQQQLYQARQDTQQVRQQQSPPLSQQQQQQQQQQQQNITATTSAGVIMASQGAPMSPRSQRAGAYVHVQGQTTQTALPQQTVSLNQAATKLLTRPQSAHGYPPGGQTSRAPTPVQGPITSSPRRGAQPSTMALTHPDLRTDPAMMYGSQRSLQSVGLVVEGRAAGQQQQQPPPRPMSTSPPPYPDHHGLIDSDIYGRIGMTRHVQVGGTLPASFGRYQRGYSSLPPSRRQSLEPQTSLPPELQQHQLLDKHQFSRRSSVDAYAAGSENRPIPRSAASNPSTPEKVLDKKEKPSKKDKEKDKDKKKKESKTEKSPKKKWFWTLPLRRKKKNKEENTEDDDGGFKAASEKGARKHVHSDDSSFIRYPSPDTGSSEMNSSYSSELSGEHSYRSSPSAEVYYYSRRAQHQALQQQQQQQQQQQQQQQQQQQQQTQQQGGGGLGPRSLPTTPVSPPDSSQSSFVSVNPSPQSVMSDVTDLTVTDLTRGRRYMSREEFYAAMRHPQYYNYHRSTMTAATGEFGSQSNSAPTSRSQSPAVFGVNPPPPYAIRPQVYNNYGSWPPDNQEAAAHSRDPTVKQLSVPDSQTDEDSPTSVDPPADYQNSTSDTQSKADISKQSYQSPGKALNSQQPLQNQLTAASQAGSQSPVTTQTTPKQTTRVDFKKMILNQSMSTAGGSQRISAVEMLKASRPSIYGYSPPPAPVVKPPQPPPPQTHGEGVIMPPSSRNTARALLFQSRFGSGRRFRAPKTEIISTTILEDHGGEEIEEEEEYEEDDDDDEEEEEESSGGSPERRSIQSVRGPLARAYSEPCSSNTATSYSPSSSPVENSDDVAHSTPNTTLVQPPQAPDVSIIAQEAEPEESKPNEQSETDEKESMETAL
- the LOC136828730 gene encoding uncharacterized protein isoform X17; the encoded protein is MAKDVNSFRDHEIIHEQATGSSGPEEAPVVNGTRRETGLLRNHIYETVKNSKCDSSADKRYPQKSHLPISTQSGAMNVAVKLREGTRDDGTHSSSGNWSASSSTRTSVESDHQRPVASPTSSLEQDSIISEGPWSWSFRSLQIRSSSPSSNQRTNSRTTDDFPSTSSHASDGTLTPTQDIQDIPFLDDDTSSAYSCDTEGYYTSFHIDSGLRSVSYEGNKLASESDYETFGKGSTGTTNSSASLGTVVMRNPEKKTPPKPPQRVSSLERKRENRESVITVIHVNGSTSSREDVVGEVPDKGGSQDGDSRSSRDGDSGRETSSSPTEPTSPRQPSLPSPEHEYSESDFEVERQEILRVKTSINSSRIPSMCVITPPQSDDESVRSGNVSLSRDSLASQVENQGQQVPLQGTASSIASQGSTSSVATKIYAFQNSGAKSGGASGSSKATVESVVSEKKDLASKMAAAPHSYTPTLTVIPRGKDGDINAHLKGIMHTAAIASPSRATTEQPVLIKPSLVRQAEKEKRLSQESDNKQKMELQKQLSKDEGHVKPEEDKGQVQSSDLVSYKELPPPTSTSHPFSAVPSSVKQNVVITPTNSLERRKANIHKSGARVTLNSDGKVVYSSDSLPRRKGHSSFEPGPYIKQVVTTSQPQVTSGGTDSSQTLPVSLVKPSVSTTTSSIQQTPLPPLPTMTSSNTETIQPHPMAQRPQQPLPPSASALHASPPMHHHPIQSKPLSVPLSHSQPVASSLSSQTATTQPLPTSVHHISKLPGQIVQNLPLQSRPVQPSQPVSGTITSAPTSAPLHHVAHPVSQPYPLSQIKTVLTTQTPSGGLPTQQKAPSMSGIPASINMTPSSVPLTSVSSQQIKPPQPLAQQRLQQTTQQPQSPGSQKQVAFVDKTDSKESEKPKLQSVAGSSNSMYAVTQQQLQQQQLQQQQLQQQQLQQQQLQQQQLQQQQLQQQQQQLQQQQLQQQQQLKQQHQQQLQQQQLQLQQLQQQQQQLLQQQQQQEQQQPPSQQQQQLLRQQQQIFQARQEAQRQLMQQQQQIYQTHQEAQRVLQQQHQQQLMLQQQQLYQARQDTQQVRQQQSPPLSQQQQQQQQQQQQNITATTSAGVIMASQGAPMSPRSQRAGAYVHVQGQTTQTALPQQTVSLNQAATKLLTRPQSAHGYPPGGQTSRAPTPVQGPITSSPRRGAQPSTMALTHPDLRTDPAMMYGSQRSLQSVGLVVEGRAAGQQQQQPPPRPMSTSPPPYPDHHGLIDSDIYGRIGMTRHVQVGGTLPASFGRYQRGYSSLPPSRRQSLEPQTSLPPELQQHQLLDKHQFSRRSSVDAYAAGSENRPIPRSAASNPSTPEKVLDKKEKPSKKDKEKDKDKKKKESKTEKSPKKKWFWTLPLRRKKKNKEENTEDDDGGFKAASEKGARKHVHSDDSSFIRYPSPDTGSSEMNSSYSSELSGEHSYRSSPSAEVYYYSRRAQHQALQQQQQQQQQQQQQQQQQQQQQTQQQGGGGLGPRSLPTTPVSPPDSSQSSFVSVNPSPQSVMSDVTDLTVTDLTRGRRYMSREEFYAAMRHPQYYNYHRSTMTAATGEFGSQSNSAPTSRSQSPAVFGVNPPPPYAIRPQVYNNYGSWPPDNQEAAAHSRDPTVKQLSVPDSQTDEDSPTSVDPPADYQNSTSDTQSKADISKQSYQSPGKALNSQQPLQNQLTAASQAGSQSPVTTQTTPKQTTRVDFKKMILNQSMSTAGGSQRISAVEMLKASRPSIYGYSPPPAPVVKPPQPPPPQTHGEGVIMPPSSRNTARALLFQSRFGSGRRFRAPKTEIISTTILEDHGGEEIEEEEEYEEDDDDDEEEEEESSGGSPERRSIQSVRGPLARAYSEPCSSNTATSYSPSSSPVENSDDVAHSTPNTTLVQPPQAPDVSIIAQEAEPEESKPNEQSETDEKESMETAL